A window of the Diabrotica undecimpunctata isolate CICGRU chromosome 1, icDiaUnde3, whole genome shotgun sequence genome harbors these coding sequences:
- the LOC140433551 gene encoding uncharacterized protein, translating to MSGNGMKYAPYSTKEKVLLIQLVTENGVVENKRTDGASTMEKKMAWELITRNYNCQPEVNNIRTSDQLRKLWNNLKQRKRKETTALRHSMLATGGGPPMKPECDAVLELVEEAGPNIDVSIDCSFDSTAVFEKGQKQFNQLGSSIAGPSVASDPPHFFPTTEFKEMDLLCKYDVIILSSLPVHLIIVSGNTCSVTPAVHTEEDDDDVLQSANTPTSSRALGAIPQILSENKQRSKKMRDTIRQQDEIHRMKMKILEEDMLRAKALREAAEKERQRATDEAELASLKLIDYKKGR from the exons ATGAGTGGAAATGGCATGAAATATGCACCTTACTCAACAAAGGAAAAAGTTCTCCTAATCCAGCTGGTAACTGAAAACGGTGTGGTAGAGAATAAAAGGACAGACGGTGCTTCGACAATGGAGAAAAAGATGGCTTGGGAGTTAATAACAAGAAATTATAACTGCCAGCCTGAGGTCAACAACATCAGGACCAGCGACCAGCTTCGAAAATTGTGGAACAACCTAAAACAAAG GAAACGCAAAGAAACAACAGCACTGCGTCACAGCATGTTAGCTACAGGTGGTGGTCCCCCGATGAAGCCAGAGTGTGATGCAGTGCTGGAGTTAGTTGAAGAGGCTGGTCCCAATATAGATGTCAGCATCGACTGTTCTTTTGATAGCACAGCAGTCTTTGAAAAAG GCCAAAAACAGTTCAACCAGCTAGGAAGCTCAATAGCAGGACCATCAGTAGCCTCTGACCCCCCTCACTTCTTTCCCACTACAGAGTTCAAAGAAATGGATTTGTTATGTAAGTATGATGTAATAATTTTGAGCAGTCTTCCTGTACACTTAATAATAGTTTCAGGTAATACTTGTAGTGTGACACCTGCTGTTCATACAGAagaggatgatgatgatgtgcTTCAAAGTG CAAACACTCCTACTTCTAGTAGGGCACTGGGTGCTATACCACAAATATTGTCTGAAAATAAACAACGGTCCAAGAAAATGAGGGATACCATCAGACAGCAAGACGAGATTCACAGGATGAAAATGAAGATTTTGGAAGAAGATATGCTGAGGGCAAAAGCCTTAAGAGAAGCAgctgagaaggagaggcagagaGCTACTGATGAAGCTGAATTAGCTTCATTGAAGTTAATAGACTATAAAAAAGG GCGCTAG